In the Colletotrichum lupini chromosome 1, complete sequence genome, one interval contains:
- a CDS encoding FAD binding domain-containing protein codes for MFPQHLAFHREVVWISEKHDIVVPSSLPITYATASSDPLDKRCHLKQHRGAPISTFTEGVQLDSNRIPEILIGKCSGKTHLTSATTLARLCITDFELLLLTLFVCLGLAICVESLSATCQQLSASTKIQQYQGIEIEYTQEQQNYCNLKPDCILVPTSAAEVSAIVTALLNNKEQFAVKSGGHNPNNYFASVQGGPLISTKGLKEVVYHKENNTVSVGPGNKWEEVHEALEGTGVTVVGGRIGNVGVGGYLLGGGLSFLSTQYGWASNNIVSAEMVLANGSVVTASNTSNSDLLAAIKGGGNAYGIVTRYNLQAHAIGQIWGGNLVFGGDKTDEILAAIRNFTENYHDPKAAIIATSELTVLNSVNIWIFFLFYDGPQPPSGVFDEFLDIQSSLNTCKTRSYTDLLKANNVFVLKGSVYTIATETTPLPPAAAGAKVMRSYYDHWYNTSAVKSGVAGIIASMAFQPIPKSLARISRERGGDLLDLDDGFDRIIFEFDYSYLFRLDDAAVDDTMVKLYTGMKSRVDGFVQDGTLPDAYRPLFMNDGYFRQDYWGRLKPEKRELAERVRASVDPEGLFHNRTGGFKL; via the exons CATCGTTGTACCTAGCAGCCTGCCGAT CACTTATGCGACCGCATCGTCTGATCCACTTGACAAGCGATGCCATCTAAAGCAGCATCGTGGCGCCCCAATTTCTACATTTACGGAAGGTGTCCAACTTGACAGCAATCGCATCCCAGAAATTTTGATTGGTAAATGCAGCGGGAAGACCCATCTGACCTCAGCT ACTACGCTCGCAAGACTTTGCATCACTGACTTTGAACTCTT GCTATTGACGCTCTTCGTGTGTTTAGGGTTGGCAATATGCGTTGAGTCTCTATCTGCGACGTGTCAACAGCTATCCGCATCGACGAAGATCCAACAATACCAGGGGATTGAGATAGAGTACACCCAGGAACAACAAAACTACTG CAACCTGAAGCCAGACTGTATCCTGGTTCCAACGAGTGCTGCAGAAGTTTCAGCTATTGTCACTGCCCTGCTTAATAACAAAGAGCAGTTTGCTGTTAAGTCGGGAGGACACAACCCGAACAATTACTTTGCAAGCGTGCAAGGTGGCCCTTTGATCTCTACAAAAGGGCTAAAGGAAGTCGTGTACCACAAGGAGAATAACACGGTCAGCGTCGGTCCCGGAAACAAATGGGAAGAGGTTCACGAAGCTCTTGAGGGAACTGGAGTGACTGTCGTTGGGGGCCGCATCGGGAATGTCGGCGTGGGTGGCTATCTTCTAGGAG GGGGGCTCAGTTTTCTCAGCACCCAATACGGCTGGGCGTCGAACAACATAGTGTCAGCGGAGATGGTACTTGCAAATGGATCGGTAGTGACCGCTTCCAATACTTCCAATTCGGACCTTCTTGCTGCCATAAAAGGAGGTGGCAATGCGTACGGAATCGTAACAAGGTATAACTTGCAAGCGCATGCAATAGGACAG ATATGGGGCGGAAACTTGGTATTTGGCGGCGACAAAACAGATGAGATACTCGCGGCGATTCGAAACTTTACTGAGAATTATCATGATCCAAAGGCAGCCATCATCGCAACTTCAGAGTTGACTGTATTGAACAGCGTCAACATCTGGATCTTCTTTCTGTTCTACGACGGACCACAGCCTCCATCTGGAGTATTTGACGAATTCTTGGATATCCAATCGTCGCTCAACACTTGTAAGACGAGGTCTTACACCGACTTGCTCAAAGCGAACAACGTCTTCGTCTTGAAAGGTAGTGTTTACACTATCGCTACGGAGACGACACCTCTTCCGCCAGCTGCAGCAGGCGCAAAGGTGATGCGATCTTACTATGACCATTGGTACAACACGTCAGCTGTAAAGTCAGGAGTAGCTGGGATCATTGCCTCGATGGCTTTTCAGCCCATACCGAAGTCACTAGCCCGGATCAGCCGAGAGAGAGGTGGCGATCTGCTGGATCTTGATGATGGGTTCGACAGAATCATCTTCGAGTTTGATTACTCCTACTTGTTTCGACTGGATGACGCTGCAGTTGATGATACCATGGTCAAATTATATACTGGTATGAAGTCTCGTGTTGATGGATTTGTCCAAGACGGCACTCTTCCAGACGCCTACAGGCCCCTGTTCATGAACGATGGATACTTTCGACAAGACTACTGGGGAAGATTGAAGCCAGAGAAGAGAGAGTTGGCGGAAAGAGTGCGGGCTTCGGTTGATCCAGAGGGCCTGTTCCA